The following proteins are encoded in a genomic region of Magallana gigas chromosome 1, xbMagGiga1.1, whole genome shotgun sequence:
- the LOC136273768 gene encoding uncharacterized protein, whose amino-acid sequence MSTSQHPSTNESTKNAHTTTTPMSTSQHPSYHESTKNAHTTTNPMSTSQHPSTHESTKNAHTTSTPMSTSQHVSTHESTKNAHTTSTPMSTSLHVSTHESTKNTHTTTTPMSTSQHPSYHESTKNAHTTTNPMSTSQHPSTHESTKNTHTTTNPMSTSQHPSYHESIKNAHTTSTPVSTSLHVSEGLTRFYCKFLKL is encoded by the coding sequence ATGTCCACCTCTCAACATCCGAGTACTAATGAATCCACCAAGAATGCTCACACCACAACTACCCCTATGTCCACCTCTCAACATCCGAGTTATCATGAATCCACCAAGAATGCCCACACTACCACTAACCCTATGTCCACCTCTCAACATCCGAGTACTCATGAATCCACCAAGAATGCTCACACCACCTCTACCCCTATGTCCACCTCTCAACATGTGAGTACTCATGAATCCACCAAGAATGCTCACACCACCTCTACCCCTATGTCCACCTCTCTACATGTGAGTACTCATGAATCCACCAAGAATACTCACACTACCACTACCCCTATGTCCACCTCTCAACATCCGAGTTATCATGAATCCACCAAGAATGCCCACACTACCACTAACCCTATGTCCACCTCTCAACATCCGAGTACTCATGAATCCACCAAGAATACTCACACTACCACTAACCCTATGTCCACCTCTCAACATCCGAGTTATCATGAATCCATTAAGAATGCTCACACTACCTCTACCCCTGTGTCCACCTCTCTACATGTGAGTGAAGGCCTCACAcgtttttattgtaaatttttaaagctATAA